Proteins encoded within one genomic window of Bacillus sp. F19:
- a CDS encoding tripartite tricarboxylate transporter TctB family protein yields MSIKFDRAAAILFLAVGALFMYGSMQIAESSYGSVVGPNIFPFFLAAILFLLSLRLFYETFHYEKKYGKKEPLQMKAFIIIFLAILLYIAALETIGYVITTFVFLFICFQTMERGKWVKSIVISACFSAGIYYLFVVVLKGTLPSFPVWF; encoded by the coding sequence ATGTCAATCAAGTTTGACAGGGCAGCAGCCATTTTGTTTTTAGCGGTGGGAGCCCTCTTTATGTATGGCAGTATGCAGATAGCGGAATCTTCATATGGAAGTGTTGTCGGACCTAATATTTTTCCGTTCTTTCTCGCTGCCATCCTTTTTCTGCTTAGCCTTCGTTTGTTTTATGAAACCTTTCATTATGAGAAAAAATACGGAAAAAAAGAACCTTTGCAGATGAAAGCATTCATCATTATTTTTCTTGCAATACTGCTTTATATAGCAGCACTTGAAACAATCGGATATGTCATCACGACATTTGTTTTTCTATTTATATGCTTTCAAACAATGGAGCGCGGAAAATGGGTGAAATCGATTGTGATATCTGCTTGTTTTTCTGCCGGGATCTATTACTTATTTGTTGTTGTTCTAAAAGGAACCCTGCCGAGCTTTCCGGTATGGTTTTAA
- a CDS encoding tripartite tricarboxylate transporter permease: MGTIDYLLQGFQSAFIWYNILFAFAGVLIGTAVGVLPGIGPMSGVALLIPVTASMTGGLPPEQAATSAIILLAGVYYGAMYGGSTTSILLNTPGESSSVVTTLDGYQMAKNGRAGSALSIAAIGSFFAGIVTLIALILLAKPLSSIAIKFGPAEYFSLMLLGIAAVSGLAGKSVTKALIMTISGLLLATIGVDNVSGVARFTFDFPWLYQGIEFLTIAVGLFALGEVFKTILEKEEEDAEIAKINNILPSKEELKESAGPITRGSLLGFFIGILPGAGATLASFFSYMMEKKISKDPSKFGKGAIAGVAAPESANNAASGGAMIPLLTLGIPGSGTTAILMGALMMYNIQPGPLLFEDHPQVAWGLIASMFIGNIMLLALNMPLVKVFAKIIQTPKKYLIPIIIAISIFGVYAVQVSVYDLLLLLACGVLGYFLSKNDYPIAPLVLGLVLGPMIENNMRRALTISNGDYSIFFTRPISVSFLILTALWLLIPVLMKKRGKDVVINVEG, translated from the coding sequence ATGGGAACAATTGATTATCTGCTGCAGGGCTTTCAGTCAGCCTTCATTTGGTATAATATCCTTTTTGCTTTTGCAGGCGTCCTGATTGGAACGGCAGTCGGCGTCCTGCCAGGAATCGGACCGATGAGCGGTGTAGCTCTTTTAATACCGGTCACAGCTTCAATGACTGGGGGGCTGCCGCCGGAACAAGCGGCAACAAGCGCCATTATCCTGCTTGCAGGGGTTTATTACGGAGCCATGTACGGAGGTTCTACAACATCCATTCTATTAAATACACCTGGAGAATCATCCTCTGTTGTTACCACACTTGACGGCTATCAAATGGCGAAGAATGGCAGGGCGGGAAGTGCTCTTTCCATCGCTGCAATCGGATCCTTTTTTGCCGGCATCGTAACGCTGATCGCACTTATTTTATTAGCAAAGCCTCTATCCAGCATAGCAATTAAGTTTGGCCCGGCGGAATACTTTTCACTGATGCTGCTTGGTATTGCAGCAGTCAGCGGTCTGGCAGGAAAATCGGTGACAAAAGCACTTATCATGACGATTTCAGGCTTATTGCTTGCAACGATTGGAGTGGACAATGTTTCAGGTGTTGCAAGATTTACGTTCGATTTTCCGTGGCTTTATCAGGGAATCGAATTTTTAACAATAGCGGTTGGCCTGTTTGCATTAGGAGAGGTCTTCAAGACAATCCTTGAAAAAGAAGAGGAAGACGCGGAAATTGCTAAAATCAATAATATCTTACCCTCAAAAGAAGAATTGAAGGAATCCGCAGGTCCGATCACAAGAGGTTCATTATTAGGATTCTTCATTGGAATACTGCCGGGAGCCGGCGCCACATTGGCCTCATTTTTCTCGTATATGATGGAAAAGAAAATCAGCAAGGACCCATCTAAGTTCGGTAAAGGTGCAATTGCAGGTGTTGCTGCACCGGAATCTGCCAATAACGCGGCATCAGGCGGTGCGATGATTCCATTATTGACGCTTGGCATTCCGGGATCAGGGACAACTGCGATCCTGATGGGTGCCCTGATGATGTATAACATTCAGCCGGGTCCGCTGCTGTTTGAAGATCATCCTCAAGTTGCGTGGGGATTAATTGCAAGTATGTTCATCGGAAACATTATGCTTCTCGCTTTAAATATGCCGCTTGTTAAGGTGTTTGCGAAAATTATTCAAACGCCGAAAAAGTATTTGATTCCTATTATTATCGCGATTTCGATTTTTGGTGTATATGCGGTGCAGGTATCAGTGTATGATTTACTCCTTCTCCTTGCATGCGGCGTTCTCGGCTACTTTTTATCCAAGAATGATTACCCGATTGCTCCACTGGTATTAGGCTTGGTATTAGGCCCGATGATTGAAAACAATATGAGAAGAGCGCTTACCATTTCAAATGGTGACTACAGCATTTTCTTCACGCGTCCCATTTCCGTATCATTCTTAATTCTTACGGCACTTTGGCTCCTGATTCCGGTTTTAATGAAAAAACGGGGAAAGGATGTAGTTATTAACGTAGAGGGCTAA
- a CDS encoding response regulator, whose translation MMMNQAIEVLIIEDDLRIAEIQRRFLEQIEGFHTIGIAANYAEAKSLIDILKPDLILLDVYFPDMNGCDLLKEIKQLDKQTDVIMITAAREIETVQEAITIGVFDFIIKPVVFERFKQSLKRYEEHYRKLVAIRLENKIMGQEEVDRLLYKLHDITEKPLLPKGIDKLTLIKVMEVLDAGQGLTAETVAKQIGVSRTTARRYLEHLISQEKIAADLSYGTIGRPERVYVLK comes from the coding sequence ATGATGATGAATCAAGCCATTGAGGTGCTGATCATTGAAGACGATTTAAGAATTGCAGAGATTCAAAGAAGATTTCTTGAACAGATAGAGGGGTTTCACACCATTGGAATAGCTGCTAATTATGCTGAGGCAAAAAGCTTGATTGATATCTTAAAACCGGATTTAATTTTACTTGATGTTTATTTTCCTGATATGAACGGATGTGATCTTTTAAAGGAAATCAAGCAGCTTGATAAGCAAACGGATGTCATTATGATAACAGCTGCGCGGGAAATTGAGACGGTGCAGGAAGCCATAACAATCGGAGTGTTCGATTTTATTATCAAGCCTGTTGTTTTTGAACGGTTCAAGCAGTCCTTAAAAAGATACGAAGAACATTACCGCAAACTTGTAGCAATCAGATTGGAAAACAAAATCATGGGTCAGGAAGAAGTTGACAGGCTTCTTTATAAGCTGCATGACATTACTGAGAAGCCCCTCCTGCCAAAGGGGATCGATAAACTGACGCTGATTAAGGTTATGGAAGTGTTGGATGCAGGACAGGGATTAACGGCTGAAACAGTAGCGAAGCAAATCGGTGTGAGCCGGACAACTGCAAGGAGATATTTGGAACACCTCATCTCCCAGGAGAAAATTGCTGCTGACTTATCCTATGGAACAATTGGAAGACCAGAACGTGTGTATGTGCTTAAATAA
- a CDS encoding SseB family protein, with protein MEKALIDAMSSSGKVAVFYEVLAKSNVWLIKKLHADKDSSSIEQVHIMEKKSRKLLPVFSSKFPIEKMFKQNDSIMMSFEEILNQIDGQTGIILNPDTPLSKLLIPQELEMMKSRKNYF; from the coding sequence TTGGAAAAAGCTTTAATTGATGCGATGAGCAGCAGCGGAAAAGTAGCTGTTTTCTATGAAGTGCTAGCGAAAAGCAATGTATGGTTAATAAAAAAGCTACATGCGGACAAGGATTCTTCTTCAATTGAACAGGTTCATATTATGGAGAAAAAAAGCAGAAAATTGCTGCCGGTTTTCTCATCAAAGTTTCCGATAGAAAAAATGTTTAAGCAAAATGACTCGATCATGATGTCTTTTGAAGAAATTTTAAATCAAATCGATGGACAGACCGGCATTATATTAAACCCTGATACTCCGTTATCAAAACTGCTTATCCCTCAGGAACTTGAGATGATGAAGAGCAGAAAAAATTATTTTTAA
- a CDS encoding GTPase domain-containing protein encodes MTNDKQLIHKAYFERFMEDSASAQPVQVLGELYFEEQAKEVYDLSYIRFAQGEVYFHNKDYETAIFKWENISNELESWAKKNIADSYYALGHLSAAEDIYTSIQSDSKTLKMEVALELFSLYLLRDKIELAYKVIKKAMDIHSDYPNVTDLARSFYEDQQDWKNAVELTVAEGVRTESLEWFELLNEYVQAGYTKSFDPEYFYQPLISLFRINQKLFQKVTASLWDSYRNGDSYLSWLKTVNTIFLNVDVQPFDSWTKMSDIHQNTYLSVINGTYLVKDLEDIIPVLLANWQKLANQSKALFAATAVLAWNEIFPSSMDAANLKTAEKLIFDSEHDSISLKYSLDLFKSLVSWAENNHIEVGYKKKWLVSGLSDLKTSRLLITGTTESGKSAFINHILQENLVSRTDSPVFVRSDGDLAEMNEITNAGIRRISDNPEYQESENTWIEVKWPSALLEENNTVFLHTPELDRIGDVEQTAEFLPISDGMLFVLDKNTPFNEHELELLMKLQEYALDTPFHFILNHSSEQWKLAEDLQGTINQFFPQSQVFAFSPDNLGGLSEFLNTVFRKSDAKLEEKRTAKLLYFIRKTLTDLLNKRVQMENRLVESVKWNEDILVRLNGFMNHLRDVEQEKAKSISASYREVTAEMKRDMAVQLPKILRNCSAHISENSDFSQIHISLNKKMNEEISAYIHQNLIPRFQTALREWLSQSNEELNESQAYLDEMSLSFNGLYGEEKMKLLCDFKVIEDWRRDLNRMTSRADVDEQNILLRFKPTEFLLKSAGKLFAALPQNKSVLYNQYKKYVESKNYEDTSEEISKKFFLEFDLFEKALKADIIMFFQNPILYVEQTIHESENEISGSKATLEKMKASPEIYYDPLRLFEVRLLQYEFMVKANEENTYIKHQ; translated from the coding sequence ATGACAAACGATAAACAGTTGATTCATAAAGCATATTTTGAAAGGTTTATGGAAGACAGTGCTTCTGCTCAGCCTGTACAGGTGCTTGGAGAACTTTATTTCGAGGAGCAGGCAAAGGAAGTTTATGATCTGTCCTATATTCGCTTTGCACAGGGTGAGGTCTATTTTCACAACAAAGATTATGAGACAGCGATCTTCAAGTGGGAAAATATCAGCAATGAATTAGAGTCATGGGCCAAGAAAAATATTGCGGACTCTTATTATGCTCTGGGTCATCTTTCAGCTGCAGAGGATATTTACACATCCATTCAAAGTGATTCGAAGACTTTGAAAATGGAAGTGGCGCTTGAATTATTTTCACTTTATCTATTGAGAGACAAAATTGAACTTGCATATAAGGTCATTAAAAAGGCGATGGATATTCATTCGGATTATCCGAATGTAACGGATCTGGCACGATCTTTCTATGAGGATCAGCAGGACTGGAAGAATGCCGTTGAGCTTACTGTTGCTGAAGGCGTGCGAACGGAATCGCTTGAATGGTTTGAGCTGCTGAATGAGTATGTTCAAGCGGGATATACGAAATCGTTTGATCCTGAATACTTTTATCAGCCGCTAATTTCTCTTTTCCGAATCAATCAAAAATTATTTCAGAAGGTTACAGCTTCCTTGTGGGACAGCTACCGAAATGGTGATTCCTACTTATCATGGCTGAAAACCGTTAATACAATCTTCCTTAATGTTGATGTGCAGCCGTTTGATTCCTGGACGAAGATGTCTGATATCCACCAGAACACTTACTTAAGTGTGATTAATGGCACTTATTTGGTAAAGGATTTAGAAGATATTATTCCTGTGCTTTTAGCGAACTGGCAAAAGCTTGCGAATCAGTCAAAAGCGTTATTTGCTGCAACGGCTGTACTTGCATGGAATGAAATTTTTCCATCGTCTATGGATGCTGCGAATCTTAAGACAGCTGAAAAGCTGATCTTTGATTCGGAGCATGACAGCATCAGTCTCAAATACAGCCTGGATTTATTTAAGTCTCTTGTTTCTTGGGCAGAGAATAACCATATCGAAGTGGGCTATAAAAAGAAATGGCTCGTTTCAGGGCTTTCCGACTTAAAGACATCTCGTCTTTTAATCACCGGCACAACTGAAAGCGGAAAATCCGCATTTATTAATCATATCCTTCAGGAAAATCTGGTCAGCCGCACTGATTCACCTGTGTTTGTACGATCTGATGGTGATTTGGCGGAAATGAATGAAATTACAAATGCCGGCATAAGAAGGATATCTGACAATCCTGAGTATCAGGAATCAGAAAATACTTGGATTGAAGTGAAATGGCCTTCTGCTCTTTTAGAAGAGAACAATACGGTGTTCCTGCATACACCTGAATTGGATCGTATTGGAGATGTAGAACAAACAGCAGAATTTCTGCCGATATCAGATGGAATGCTGTTCGTCCTTGATAAAAATACGCCTTTTAATGAGCACGAGCTTGAATTGCTGATGAAGCTTCAGGAATATGCTCTTGATACACCGTTTCACTTTATCCTGAATCATTCATCTGAACAGTGGAAATTGGCAGAAGACCTGCAGGGAACAATCAACCAGTTCTTCCCTCAGTCACAGGTATTTGCTTTTTCACCGGATAATCTTGGCGGTTTGAGTGAATTTTTGAATACTGTTTTCAGAAAATCGGACGCGAAGCTGGAAGAAAAACGCACGGCAAAACTTCTATATTTCATACGCAAGACACTTACGGATCTTCTGAACAAACGCGTTCAGATGGAGAATCGATTAGTAGAATCCGTTAAATGGAATGAGGATATTTTAGTAAGACTGAACGGCTTCATGAATCATTTAAGAGACGTGGAGCAGGAAAAGGCTAAATCCATCTCGGCTTCCTATCGTGAAGTGACTGCTGAGATGAAAAGAGACATGGCTGTGCAGCTGCCGAAAATTCTGCGCAACTGTTCTGCTCATATTAGTGAAAACAGTGATTTCAGCCAAATTCACATATCGTTAAACAAGAAAATGAATGAAGAAATTAGCGCTTATATCCATCAGAACTTGATTCCAAGATTCCAAACGGCTCTGCGTGAATGGCTTTCACAATCAAATGAAGAGCTAAACGAAAGCCAGGCGTATCTTGATGAAATGAGCCTGTCTTTCAATGGTTTATACGGAGAAGAAAAAATGAAGCTTCTCTGCGATTTTAAAGTCATTGAAGACTGGCGCCGTGATTTAAACAGAATGACAAGCAGAGCGGATGTTGACGAGCAGAATATCCTGCTTAGATTTAAGCCGACAGAATTCCTGCTGAAAAGCGCCGGAAAGCTGTTCGCCGCTCTTCCCCAAAACAAGTCGGTGCTGTACAACCAATATAAAAAATATGTCGAAAGCAAAAACTACGAGGACACATCAGAAGAAATTTCAAAAAAATTCTTCCTCGAATTCGATTTATTTGAAAAGGCTCTGAAAGCGGACATTATCATGTTCTTCCAAAATCCGATTCTGTATGTGGAACAGACCATCCACGAATCAGAAAATGAAATTTCAGGTTCAAAAGCAACCCTTGAGAAAATGAAAGCAAGTCCTGAAATCTATTACGACCCATTGCGTCTCTTTGAAGTAAGACTCCTTCAATATGAATTTATGGTGAAGGCGAATGAAGAGAATACGTATATTAAACATCAATAA
- a CDS encoding threonine/serine exporter family protein, with protein MKSQQNYSYKIMEVCLLAGKIMLISGAETYRVEDTMMRIAASYGVKNSHSYVTPTGIIFSIESDEPTKTKLIRIMERTTDLDKVTNVNAISRKISNGDLNVDEAYDLLKEIDEANSTYSLFLQVIAAAIASGCFLIMFQGQWSDFIPAVLAGGLGFMAVIYFHRLVPIKFFAEFLAAFIIGMLAYLFVRTGFGSEMDKVIIGSVMPLVPGLLITNAVRDLMAGHLISGLSKGAEAFLTAFAIGSGIAVVFSLF; from the coding sequence ATGAAGAGTCAGCAAAATTATTCTTATAAGATTATGGAGGTTTGTCTGCTTGCCGGAAAAATTATGCTGATCAGCGGAGCTGAAACGTACCGGGTAGAAGATACGATGATGCGGATTGCTGCATCATACGGTGTGAAGAACTCGCATAGTTATGTGACACCGACTGGCATCATCTTCTCCATAGAGTCAGATGAGCCGACGAAGACGAAATTAATTCGAATCATGGAACGAACGACTGATCTTGATAAGGTTACGAATGTGAACGCCATTTCAAGGAAAATAAGCAATGGAGATTTAAATGTTGATGAAGCCTATGATTTGTTAAAAGAAATTGATGAGGCGAACTCTACCTACTCTCTCTTTTTGCAGGTGATTGCTGCAGCGATTGCAAGCGGCTGCTTTCTGATTATGTTTCAGGGGCAGTGGTCTGATTTTATTCCTGCTGTTCTGGCAGGGGGGCTCGGTTTTATGGCCGTTATTTATTTCCATCGTCTTGTGCCTATTAAATTCTTTGCGGAGTTTCTGGCGGCATTCATTATAGGAATGCTTGCTTATTTATTCGTAAGGACCGGTTTTGGATCTGAAATGGATAAAGTGATTATTGGCTCAGTTATGCCATTAGTTCCTGGTCTGCTTATTACAAATGCAGTCAGGGATTTAATGGCCGGGCATTTGATATCGGGACTTTCAAAAGGAGCAGAAGCGTTTTTAACTGCATTCGCCATCGGATCTGGTATTGCGGTTGTTTTTTCATTATTTTAA
- a CDS encoding threonine/serine exporter family protein: MWVLGQLVTSFISTAAFGIIFQAPKPSLIKCGLVGMCGWMIYISLVGYGFDAVPATVISAVFVAVTSQVFAKIYKTPIIIFSVAGIIPLVPGGMAYDAMRNFVENDYNTAITLAAKAFMISGSIAIGLVFSEVINQVIRRSQLRTKVK; encoded by the coding sequence ATGTGGGTCTTGGGACAGCTAGTGACAAGCTTTATATCTACCGCTGCATTCGGCATTATTTTTCAGGCGCCTAAACCTTCCCTCATTAAATGCGGACTTGTAGGGATGTGCGGCTGGATGATCTATATATCCTTGGTGGGCTATGGATTTGATGCAGTTCCTGCTACTGTCATTTCAGCTGTATTTGTAGCTGTGACAAGTCAGGTTTTTGCAAAGATCTACAAAACGCCGATTATTATTTTCAGCGTAGCCGGCATTATTCCTTTGGTTCCTGGGGGAATGGCGTACGACGCGATGAGAAATTTCGTTGAAAATGACTATAATACTGCGATTACATTAGCTGCAAAAGCATTTATGATTTCAGGTTCCATCGCGATCGGCCTTGTTTTTTCTGAGGTGATCAATCAAGTCATAAGAAGGTCTCAGCTTCGTACAAAGGTTAAGTAA
- a CDS encoding glycerophosphodiester phosphodiesterase, whose translation MSKPVEIYAHRGCSGKFPENTMAAFEAACKIGADGIELDVQMTKDGEAVVIHDEQIDRTTNGIGFVKDFRYKQLKLFDAGSWFHPKYSRQKIPSLQDVLDLIKTSGPEMKVNIELKNDVLLYEGIEEKVLQCVQRSGMMDSVILSSFNFKSMGRMRELDNDIQTALLFEGIPSNIMEEARKVRANGLHSEALFAVSAAGKRTVDAGYPLRVFTVNQTDKLEDLAKSGVSALITDYPELFLENKSVPF comes from the coding sequence TTGAGCAAGCCAGTTGAAATATACGCACACCGGGGATGCAGCGGTAAGTTTCCTGAGAACACGATGGCCGCCTTTGAAGCGGCCTGTAAGATTGGGGCGGACGGCATTGAGCTTGATGTGCAGATGACAAAGGATGGAGAAGCTGTTGTTATTCACGATGAACAAATAGACCGGACAACGAATGGGATTGGATTTGTAAAAGATTTCAGATACAAACAATTAAAACTGTTTGATGCCGGAAGCTGGTTTCACCCCAAATATTCGCGGCAAAAAATTCCCTCTTTACAGGATGTCCTGGACTTAATCAAAACGAGCGGTCCAGAAATGAAAGTAAATATTGAACTGAAAAATGATGTCCTGCTCTATGAGGGGATAGAAGAAAAAGTGCTTCAGTGTGTACAGAGGTCAGGAATGATGGACTCAGTCATTCTCTCATCCTTTAATTTTAAAAGCATGGGGAGAATGCGAGAGCTGGACAATGACATTCAAACGGCCCTTTTATTCGAAGGGATCCCATCAAACATTATGGAGGAAGCCAGGAAGGTTCGGGCAAATGGCCTCCATTCGGAAGCTTTATTTGCAGTCTCAGCTGCTGGAAAAAGAACCGTTGATGCAGGGTATCCCCTCAGAGTTTTTACAGTAAATCAGACTGATAAACTAGAGGATTTGGCCAAGTCGGGTGTCTCTGCACTTATTACTGACTATCCAGAATTATTTTTAGAGAATAAGAGTGTGCCTTTTTAG